The Castor canadensis chromosome 12, mCasCan1.hap1v2, whole genome shotgun sequence genome contains the following window.
AAATCCCTTCCCTGGgagttttctgctttattttacattcctgtcgtAATGTGGGGAGTGTCTAATTCTCCCAGAGAGAACATTGAATAGAATATGTACCTCTACTTTCAGAGTTTTTCCAATTTGATACACTAGGTGTAATGCTTCATATAATTTTCACgtgcatttattttctcatgagcAAGGATGAATTTTTTTCCCTGACTTTGGACCCAATTGCATATTTTTTGTAAGCTGTTCATTCCTGTCTCTTGTTCATTTTTccatattgtcattatttttcttccttttttctgaaaCTCTTTATGTATTAAGTGTATTAAACCTCTTGTCTATGATATacatggcaaatattttttctgtattcccTTTTTCTAAAAGTTGGTATGGCACTTTTTTCCACAAAAAATTACTTTTGTGTAAtcaaacttcttttattttttctgtattttgagtCATAATTAGACAAGTTTTTTTCGTCATTTCTGTCTTTAAATGAATTGGCCCATATTTTCATTTAGCAGATGTGTGGCTCACCACATGTCTATTTCTTTACACACAAATTGTATATACACACtcatcccttggtatccatgAGGCATTGGTTTTAGAACCCCTAAAGAAGATATCAAAGTCTTCAGTTGCTTAAGTCTCTATAATAAAGAGGGGCAGTATTTTCATAAAACCTATGTGTGCACTTCTGCAGTGCTTAATCTCTGGGTTACTTATAATACTTACTACAGTGTCAATACTTGTTTCTCTGTATTGTTTAGTTAATGATTAcaatagaaaacaatttataCATGTTCAGAtgtacagttttgttttctttttgttaatgaTACAGTGcttcgtgtttgctaggcaggtgctctacagcttgagccagacctccagcaTCCAAATGTTTTTGATTTGTGGTTGGTTGAGTCCTTGGATGTGGAACTCCTGGGCATGGAGGCATGTGTGTGTACctttttttatatgtgtatatatttatatgtgtatatatatgctatattatatgtaaagtatattatatatagctGCACCTCTGATGTATTAAATGTTTCCCCAAAGTAGTAAATGAATGTTAAATAAATCCTTGCCTGAATGTAGGACCCTGGGCAGTAATGATGCCCAGTATTTGACCTTGAACATGTGAACTAGAATGCTGTCGATTGAAGAGCACTGAGCTGGGCATGGAGCCCTGGCTTGGGTCTCTGCCTCAAACCCTTACCAGCTGTATGACGCCCACTCATCTCTTCTGATCCTGCTTCCTCATTTGCCAGGTGCAAGGGTGAGGAGAAAATAGTGTTAGGATGGTTTGTAATTGACAAAAAACTGTCTACATGTAGGGATGCCTACTATAGTTTGTAATGGTGGGAGCTCTATCTTCCCTGTCCCCAGATGACTGCTGGGACAGATAcagtcaagaaaacaaacactgagagatactttccttcctccatcttctgaAAGCCCCATAAGAAGAGACCCCAGGTTTTACAATGTGTGTTGTTCTTATGATTATACTTTGTGGAATGGATACATCTCATAATGGGCTTTTCTTCACTGATGCAGagtaaataaaaggaagacagaGTGAGAAGACTGATATTACAGGGAGTAGCCATTTTCTTTAGAGCTGTCACTGTGGTGAGATTGGAAAATGGACCACACACTCTCTGGTTAGGAGACCTACATATGCCCAGAGTGTCATGAAGCAGACCCTGACATTCCATCACTGTGAGCTTCCAGGACAACCAAGATGAAAAATAATCCTCCAGAAGATAACTTCCATTAAAGTCTTAGCAACGGCTTAGCTAAACTCGCTCCTTGGAACATTTTACTACTCCATTTGCCATGAGCACATGCTGGCTTTCAGAGACCCGGGGTTACATAAATATTTGGACCAAGAAGATacctaattaaaaatagaaagcagAGAGTGGGGGAAATTGAGTTTTTGGAAGAGGCCATCAAATCATTTGGAGGTATATGAAGTCTTGCTTTGTCTCTGATTTTATGGGACACATTCAGTGTGGCGTCTTGGGAACAAAAACCCTTGTATTCTTTATAACTATGGACTTCCTCATGGGGGGATGGCATAGGCTGTATTTTAAGGGTGTGACCTCTGGTGTGCCCTTTTCAGATCAGAAATCTTGTCTCTCACTCAAAGCCTTGGTTTTTCATAGCATAAGGGGACTTCCTGCCTCTTCTAATGGTGTAACTGTTCACTCAGTTGTGCAGATGAGAACACAGCCTCCTTAACCCTCTGcatctttgttctctttctttccaatcAGCTATAAAGTCTCAGCAATTGTGCTTTACAGATTTCTCTTGAActggtcactttctctttatacAACCCCCACTGCATGAGTTTGGGTCCTTACCTCCTCTCACCTGTCATACTGCATCTCCTACTCTCCTTGGTTCCAGCCTTTCTGCTTGAGATCTTCCACGCTGCTGTCAGTGGAgtcatcatttttattatgtttttagtttataaaggaaggggtttttatttataaagttttgctcacagttctagagggtGAGAAGTATAAAAGGCATGGGGCAGCCAATGGGTGAGGGCATTGTGCTATGTCATGACACAAAAGGCAGAAGGGCGTACCTCAGTGGGGTCTTAGTAAGTCACAGTCACAAATGCAACAATGCTCACTTATTGATTAAGGCCCTTTAGCTGTCTTTATGAAGATAAAATCCACATTCTTCAGACTGATGTATATGGCAGCCTCTTCACCATTAGTCTTCTGTCTGCCTCTGATGTCCTCTGCTGAGAACaccctttgtctttctgtttggtcagctctgtCTGTGCCTTTATCATTCAAGCTGCACATGACCTCTGCTTCAAAGTCTTTCCTGCAGGAGTCTCTGCACTTTTCTCAAGAATCTCAAATATGTTCCATTTACCCATGGTATGGCACTTTCCAGACTGGATTATTGGATTAGAATAAGGGAGAAAACATGGGTAGGGAGAGTTTTTGTAGTGGAGAGTACATGAGTTTTGGAGTTAATTCAACCTGGTTTTAAAAGCTTGCCTCCAACATTTACCTATTGTGTGATCTTGTACTCAACCTCTCTGAATAACCATTTTCCCACATACTTCCCTTATCATGTTGGAAAGATTAAAAGACATGCGTGGGTCAGGCACCTAAGAGTATCTGGTAGAAACTTAGAACTTGATAGTCTCCTGTTCTTTTTAGCTGTACCATCTGCTCTGAGGAAGTGTATTGGGCGTTGGTCAGAACCTGACTTCTCCCTGAGAAATGGATCTGGTACCTCCTGGTTAGTGAACTAAAAGCAGGCTGTGTGCTCAGCCAGTGTAGACTATCAATGGAGAAGTAGTCATTGATTAGGGTTGTATGGGAGGTTGTCTAGAGAGAGGAAGATGGGGGAGGAATGTGTTTGGGTTGGGAAACTGATAGTGCAATTAACTTAAAAAGTTTTTCCCGTCAGTTTTTTTTCCATGTGTCATCCCTGAAACACTATCCTGCCAAGTGTAATGGTATCTCCAAGGTATAGGGTACTTAAAAATAGGGAGATAATTATATCCTCTTGATTATCCACATCCAAACATAAGAAACGGAGCTCTCTTAAAGGAATAAGTCATCAGAGTATGAAGAGAAACTCACATCCTTTAAAAGAGCTGAGTGGAGCCTCCCATGGGTAGGTGGGGGTCAAGTGCAGAGAGGAGGAAACTGCTCTTTCTGTAGGTCTGAGCCTGGGTATGGGGAAGAATGGGCTATGAGCCTGGCAGCAGCTGGCCTGTTACATCAGAACTGAGCATTCCCCAACATGGAAAGCCTCATGATTGAGACTGTGCAGATGCTTACTGTGTAAGTGATTAAAGCGAACTGTTGTTTGGGGGACAAGGGCAGAAGGTGAAGTTTGAATGCTTAACAAATAGAGAAATAAGATTTAGGGCTCATAAAAATTATATTGCAGTCTTTCCCTTTTCCTAACAAACCAGATCTTTAAACTCAAGTTTTTGACTTTCTTgttattaaaatgtataattgtATATTGTTTTATTGCATTTCCTGCTTTGCTTTTAACATAGCCCATCATCCTGGAAAGGGCAGATTAAAAATAAGCTCAGCAAGCCAGGATGACACCCGTGTAACACCATCTTCTGCTCCTTCCAGGCGCAGTGTGATCTTCCTCCCGCTTCCTGGCCAGAACTCTGCCTGCTGTATCCATCATGGTGTTTGGTGAGTTTTTCCATCGCCCTGGACAAGACAAAGAACTTGTCAACTTGAACGTGGGGGGCTTTAAGCAGACTGTTGACCAGAGCACGCTCCTGCGATTCCCTCATACCAGACTGGGGAAACTGCTAACTTGCCACTCTGAAGAGGCCATTCTGGAGCTGTGCGATGATTACAGTGTGGCTGATAAAGAGTACTATTTCGATCGGAACCCCTCCCTCTTCAgatatgttttgaatttttattacacGGGGAAGCTGCATGTCATGGAGGAGCTGTGTGTGTTCTCCTTCTGCCAGGAGATCGAGTACTGGGGCATCAATGAGCTCTTCATTGACTCCTGTTGTAGCGGTCGCTACCAGGAGCGCAAGGAGGAAAGCCATGAGAAGGACTGGGACCAGAAGAGCAATGACGTGAGTACTGACTCCTCCTTTGAAGAGTCTTCTCTGTTTGAGAAAGAGCTGGAGAAGTTTGACCAGCTGCGATTTGGTCAGCTCCGGAAAAAAATCTGGATTCGAATGGAAAACCCAGCATACTGCCTGTCAGCCAAGCTGATCGCCATCTCCTCGTTGAGTGTTGTGCTGGCCTCCATTGTCGCCATGTGTGTCCACAGCATGTCAGAGTTCCAGAGTGAGGATGGACAGGTGGATGACCCTGTGTTAGAGGGTGTGGAGATTGCATGTATCGCTTGGTTCACAGGGGAACTTGCCATTCGGCTGGTTGCTGCTCCCTGTCAAAAGAAATTCTGGAAGAACCCTCTGAATATAATTGACTTTGTCTCCATTATTCCCTTCTATGCCACATTGGCGGTAGATACCAAGGAAGATGAGAGTGAGGACATTGAGAACATGGGCAAGGTGGTCCAGATT
Protein-coding sequences here:
- the Kcns3 gene encoding delayed-rectifier potassium channel regulatory subunit KCNS3, which encodes MVFGEFFHRPGQDKELVNLNVGGFKQTVDQSTLLRFPHTRLGKLLTCHSEEAILELCDDYSVADKEYYFDRNPSLFRYVLNFYYTGKLHVMEELCVFSFCQEIEYWGINELFIDSCCSGRYQERKEESHEKDWDQKSNDVSTDSSFEESSLFEKELEKFDQLRFGQLRKKIWIRMENPAYCLSAKLIAISSLSVVLASIVAMCVHSMSEFQSEDGQVDDPVLEGVEIACIAWFTGELAIRLVAAPCQKKFWKNPLNIIDFVSIIPFYATLAVDTKEDESEDIENMGKVVQILRLMRIFRILKLARHSVGLRSLGATLRHSYHEVGLLLLFLSVGISIFSVLIYSVEKDDQTSSLTSIPVCWWWATISMTTVGYGDTHPVTLAGKVIASMCIICGILVVALPITIIFNKFSKYYQKQKDIDVDQSSEEPPDKCHELPYFNIRDIYAQRVHAFITSLSSVGIVVSDPDSTDASSIEDNEDVYNITSLENCTTK